Proteins encoded in a region of the Actinomycetota bacterium genome:
- a CDS encoding R3H domain-containing nucleic acid-binding protein has product MAEYVAMIGREHPWGLDYLTQEQPNEEWRRIAQLVRESGALVVKSGQDKHLPPMGSLERRTAHMAAKAFVGVESHSEGQKRKRHVVIGPDPAKWH; this is encoded by the coding sequence GTGGCCGAGTACGTGGCGATGATTGGTCGCGAGCACCCCTGGGGTCTTGACTACCTCACCCAGGAGCAACCGAACGAAGAGTGGCGTCGAATTGCGCAGCTCGTCCGTGAATCAGGTGCGCTGGTCGTGAAATCAGGGCAGGACAAGCACCTGCCGCCGATGGGTAGCCTCGAACGACGTACAGCTCACATGGCCGCGAAGGCATTCGTTGGTGTCGAGTCGCATAGCGAAGGGCAGAAGCGGAAGCGCCACGTTGTCATCGGCCCCGATCCAGCTAAGTGGCACTGA